The genomic stretch CTAATCCTCCCCACCATAGGGCCAAGAGGCCGACCATAACCGCCGCAGTCTCGAAGCGGTGCCGGGGAACACCCAGCTTTTTGGGTCCCACCTCGCCCACGATGTTGGCAATGTAGAACAGCCAGCCCAACCTACCAGGAGCCAGCCAAACGAGGCGCTGCACCACATGGAAGGCCACCAATGCGATGCCCAAAAGCAGTTGAATCATCCTCACGCGAAAGGTTCCCAGCTAAGTAGTTCGTAGGCTTGGCCCCTGGCCACAGCTTCGATGACGCGGACATAGCGGCCTAGGATGTCAGGTAGCAGGAGATGCTCTTGCACGAATCGTCGCCCGTTGCCTCCCATGGTATCGCGGACAGTGGGGTCCGCCGCCAAGTCCAGGATCGCAGCGGCGAGGCCCTTGGCGTCAAAGGCCGGCACTACGCGACCGGCTTGGTGGGCGGCTATGATTTCCGCCTGTTGTCCGCCCATGGCCGCGACAATGGGCTTGCCGGACCCCATGTAGTCCATCAGCTTGTTTTCGAAGTAAATGTGGATTAGCGGACTCTCGAAGAGCGACATAAGGCAGATATCGGCCGCCGCGATCAACCCGGGTATCCTACCTTTTGGCACAGGATCGTGGAAGTACACGTGTTGCAGCCCCAGCTCACGAGCCAGGGCTATGGCCCTCGGCTTGGTCTGTCCGTATCCGACAAAGTCGAAGCGGATGCCCCTGTCTGCCGGCACATAGGCAGCAGCCCGCACTAAGGTGTCCACGGCCGTTACTTCTGTGTGGGTACCAGTAAACAGGCATACAATCGAGCTGTCCCAACCTAAGGCGCGCCGCTGCTCTTTGCGCTCGCCTTCCTCAACCTTGAACAAGTCTGGGTCGAAGCCGTTGGGAAACACGTCCACACGTCGCGG from bacterium encodes the following:
- a CDS encoding glycosyltransferase family 4 protein; this encodes MIIHVYKQYYTGPAAPGSMQPRKLSVALADAGHDVHVVASDLNVYSEQAEPEEAISTISGGGVFVHRVKEHSGLRRSLAARLKNYLGYVRPALQVAATLPRPDIVLASVQPLFAAWAGRRVARKYGVPWLLEVRDLWPDALEVKGAIRSWQARPLHALANSLYNSADRIVSITPGIKVELLRKGLDPRRVDVFPNGFDPDLFKVEEGERKEQRRALGWDSSIVCLFTGTHTEVTAVDTLVRAAAYVPADRGIRFDFVGYGQTKPRAIALARELGLQHVYFHDPVPKGRIPGLIAAADICLMSLFESPLIHIYFENKLMDYMGSGKPIVAAMGGQQAEIIAAHQAGRVVPAFDAKGLAAAILDLAADPTVRDTMGGNGRRFVQEHLLLPDILGRYVRVIEAVARGQAYELLSWEPFA